In Rhodobacter xanthinilyticus, a single window of DNA contains:
- the sufB gene encoding Fe-S cluster assembly protein SufB, with protein MMVEQELEIREGVDRETVETVANMGSYKYGWETEIEMDYAPKGISEEIVRLISAKNDEPEWMLEWRLAAYRRWVTMEEPQWALLDVPKIDYQDLYYYARPKSMAKKPKSLDEVDPKLLATYEKLGIPLKEQMILAGIEGAENIVEGERQVAVDAVFDSVSVGTTFKAKLAEAGVIFCSISEAIKEHPELVKKYLGSVVPQSDNFFATLNSAVFSDGSFVYIPPGTRCPMELSTYFRINAENTGQFERTLIVADRGAYVSYLEGCTAPKRDTAQLHAAVVEIVILEDAEVKYSTVQNWFPGDEEGKGGIYNFVTKRADCREARAKVMWTQVETGSAITWKYPSCILRGDESQGEFYSIAIANNYQQADTGTKMIHLGRDTRSRIVSKGISAGRAQNTYRGLVTMHPKAKNSRNYTQCDSLLIGDKCGAHTVPYIEVKNNSSRVEHEATTSKVDDDQLFYCRARGVGEEEAVALVVNGFCREVLQALPMEFAMEAQSLVAISLEGSVG; from the coding sequence ATGATGGTGGAGCAAGAGCTGGAGATCCGCGAGGGCGTGGACCGGGAAACGGTTGAGACCGTGGCCAACATGGGCTCCTACAAATATGGCTGGGAGACCGAGATCGAGATGGATTATGCCCCGAAGGGCATTTCCGAGGAGATCGTGCGGCTGATCTCGGCCAAGAATGACGAGCCCGAGTGGATGCTCGAGTGGCGGCTCGCGGCCTATCGGCGCTGGGTCACGATGGAGGAGCCGCAGTGGGCGCTCCTCGATGTGCCGAAGATCGACTATCAGGATCTCTACTATTACGCGCGCCCGAAAAGCATGGCGAAGAAGCCCAAATCGCTCGACGAGGTCGATCCGAAGCTCTTGGCGACCTATGAAAAGCTCGGCATCCCGCTGAAGGAGCAGATGATCCTCGCCGGGATCGAGGGCGCCGAGAACATCGTCGAGGGCGAGCGTCAGGTCGCGGTCGATGCGGTGTTCGATTCGGTCTCGGTCGGCACCACCTTCAAGGCCAAGCTCGCCGAGGCGGGGGTGATCTTCTGCTCGATCTCCGAGGCGATCAAGGAGCACCCGGAGCTGGTGAAGAAATACCTCGGCTCGGTCGTGCCGCAATCGGACAATTTCTTCGCGACGCTGAATTCGGCCGTGTTTTCCGACGGGTCCTTCGTCTACATCCCGCCGGGCACGCGCTGCCCGATGGAGCTCTCGACCTATTTCCGGATCAACGCCGAGAACACCGGGCAGTTCGAGCGCACGCTGATCGTGGCCGACCGGGGCGCCTATGTGTCCTATCTCGAAGGCTGCACCGCGCCCAAGCGCGACACCGCCCAGCTCCATGCCGCGGTGGTCGAGATCGTCATCCTCGAGGATGCCGAGGTCAAATATTCGACCGTGCAGAACTGGTTCCCCGGCGATGAAGAGGGCAAGGGCGGGATCTACAATTTCGTCACCAAACGCGCCGATTGCCGCGAGGCCCGCGCCAAGGTGATGTGGACCCAGGTCGAGACCGGCTCGGCGATCACCTGGAAATATCCGTCGTGCATCCTGCGCGGCGATGAATCCCAGGGCGAGTTCTACTCGATCGCGATCGCCAACAACTACCAGCAGGCCGATACCGGCACCAAGATGATCCACCTCGGGCGCGACACGCGCTCGCGGATCGTCTCGAAGGGGATCTCGGCGGGGCGCGCGCAAAACACCTATCGCGGGCTCGTCACCATGCACCCGAAGGCGAAGAATTCGCGCAACTATACCCAGTGCGACAGCCTGCTGATCGGCGACAAATGCGGCGCCCATACCGTGCCCTATATCGAGGTGAAGAACAATTCGAGCCGCGTCGAGCACGAGGCCACCACCTCGAAGGTCGATGACGATCAGCTCTTCTACTGCCGCGCGCGCGGCGTGGGCGAGGAAGAGGCGGTGGCGCTGGTCGTCAACGGCTTCTGCCGCGAGGTGTTGCAGGCGCTGCCGATGGAATTCGCCATGGAGGCGCAATCGCTGGTGGCGATCTCGCTGGAGGGGTCGGTCGGGTGA
- a CDS encoding cysteine desulfurase family protein — protein MRPRLYLDWNATTPLRAEARAAMIAAMDLVGNPSSVHAEGRAAKGLLERARAQVAAALGAEGQDVIFTSGTTEAAALALEGKGFACGAVEHDAVSAWCVADLPVDGYGRVAVAEPARTALQLANSETGVIQDLPAGLAVSDLTQAFGKIPFAFNWLGCTAGLVSAHKLGGPKGVGALVVRRGTEVAARLRGGGQEMGRRAGTENILGAVGFGAAAEAAARDLANGVWEEVAEIRNILKEALENPTKDLYFPGWETATGEIGTPPAILPNTLSVVTPGWKGETQVMRLDLMGYAVSAGSACSSGKVRASRVLTAMGWPEAAAGSALRISIGPGVTREEVLRFAEDFGAAREKHRAKV, from the coding sequence ATGCGTCCGCGGCTCTATCTCGATTGGAATGCCACGACGCCTTTGCGCGCCGAGGCGCGGGCGGCGATGATCGCGGCGATGGATCTCGTCGGCAATCCGTCTTCGGTTCATGCCGAGGGGCGCGCGGCCAAGGGGCTGTTGGAGCGGGCGCGCGCGCAGGTGGCGGCGGCGCTTGGCGCCGAGGGGCAGGATGTGATTTTCACCTCCGGCACGACCGAGGCGGCGGCGCTTGCGCTCGAGGGCAAGGGCTTTGCCTGCGGTGCGGTCGAGCATGATGCGGTTTCGGCCTGGTGCGTGGCGGATCTGCCGGTCGACGGCTATGGGCGGGTCGCGGTGGCCGAGCCTGCGCGCACGGCTTTGCAGCTTGCCAATTCCGAGACCGGGGTGATCCAGGATCTGCCGGCGGGTTTGGCGGTCTCTGACCTGACCCAGGCCTTTGGGAAAATTCCCTTTGCGTTCAACTGGCTCGGTTGCACGGCGGGGCTGGTCTCGGCGCATAAGCTCGGCGGGCCGAAGGGGGTTGGGGCGCTTGTGGTGCGGCGCGGCACCGAGGTTGCGGCGCGTCTGCGGGGCGGCGGGCAGGAGATGGGCCGCCGCGCGGGCACCGAGAACATCCTTGGCGCGGTGGGCTTTGGGGCCGCGGCCGAGGCGGCGGCGCGCGATCTGGCCAATGGGGTTTGGGAGGAAGTTGCCGAAATTAGAAATATTCTAAAAGAGGCACTGGAAAACCCGACAAAAGACCTCTATTTTCCCGGCTGGGAGACAGCGACAGGGGAGATCGGGACGCCGCCGGCGATCCTGCCCAATACACTGTCGGTTGTCACGCCCGGCTGGAAGGGGGAGACGCAGGTGATGCGGCTCGACCTGATGGGATATGCGGTGTCGGCCGGTTCGGCCTGCTCCTCTGGCAAGGTCCGCGCGAGCCGGGTGCTTACCGCGATGGGCTGGCCCGAGGCGGCGGCGGGTTCGGCGCTCCGGATCTCGATCGGCCCGGGGGTGACACGGGAAGAGGTATTGCGCTTTGCCGAGGACTTCGGCGCGGCACGTGAAAAACATCGCGCAAAAGTCTGA
- a CDS encoding Fe-S cluster assembly transcriptional regulator IscR — protein MKLSTKGRYAIVALVDLAIAGADQMTSLAAISKRQDISLPYLEQLFVRLRRAGLVVSVRGPGGGYRLARAPEEIRISDVFEAVDETVSALHVGAGASGGVCGSRAQSLSNRLWESLSAQVFVFLHQTTLADVVKNGLKPCPAVPSLFSVVDE, from the coding sequence ATGAAACTTTCGACCAAAGGGCGCTATGCGATCGTGGCGCTGGTGGATCTGGCGATCGCGGGGGCCGATCAGATGACCTCGCTCGCGGCGATCTCGAAGCGGCAGGATATCTCGCTGCCCTATCTCGAACAGCTCTTCGTGCGGCTGCGGCGCGCAGGGCTCGTGGTCTCGGTGCGCGGGCCGGGGGGCGGCTATCGGCTGGCGCGCGCGCCCGAGGAGATCCGCATCTCCGATGTCTTCGAGGCGGTCGATGAGACGGTCTCGGCGCTGCATGTGGGCGCGGGGGCCTCGGGGGGGGTGTGCGGCTCGCGCGCGCAATCGCTCTCGAACCGGCTCTGGGAAAGCCTCTCGGCGCAGGTCTTCGTGTTCCTGCATCAGACGACGCTCGCCGATGTGGTGAAAAACGGGCTCAAACCCTGCCCGGCGGTGCCCTCGCTCTTTTCGGTGGTGGACGAATGA
- a CDS encoding alpha/beta hydrolase, with translation MPEVIFPGPEGRLEGRYHPQPAPDAPIAIILHPDPQFGGTMNNRVVYNLHYAFHKIGFTVLRFNFRGVGRSQGEYDQGIGELSDAASALDYLQAMNPNSKHCWVAGFSFGAWIGMQLLMRRPEITGFISVAPPANMYDFSFLAPCPSSGLIINGSADRVAPPKDTANLVSKLREQKGITITHEEVEGADHFFKDDEAHMKPMIDTVQSYVKRRLTEGSR, from the coding sequence ATGCCCGAAGTCATTTTCCCCGGTCCCGAAGGTCGCCTCGAGGGCCGCTATCACCCGCAGCCCGCCCCCGACGCGCCGATCGCCATCATCTTGCACCCCGACCCGCAATTCGGCGGCACGATGAACAACCGTGTCGTCTATAATCTGCATTATGCCTTCCACAAGATCGGCTTCACGGTGCTGCGGTTCAACTTCCGTGGCGTCGGCCGCAGCCAGGGCGAATATGATCAGGGCATCGGCGAGCTCTCGGATGCGGCCTCGGCGCTCGATTACCTGCAGGCGATGAACCCGAATTCGAAACATTGCTGGGTCGCGGGCTTCTCCTTCGGCGCCTGGATCGGCATGCAGTTGCTGATGCGTCGCCCCGAGATCACCGGCTTCATCTCGGTCGCGCCGCCGGCGAACATGTATGATTTCTCCTTCCTCGCGCCCTGCCCCTCCTCGGGGCTGATCATCAACGGCTCGGCTGACCGCGTGGCGCCGCCGAAGGATACCGCCAACCTCGTGTCGAAGCTGCGCGAGCAAAAGGGCATCACCATCACCCATGAAGAGGTCGAGGGCGCGGACCACTTCTTCAAGGATGACGAGGCGCATATGAAGCCGATGATCGACACGGTGCAGAGCTATGTGAAGCGCCGCCTGACGGAAGGCTCGCGCTGA
- a CDS encoding HD domain-containing protein has protein sequence MSAPLDKEFAFLLEIEKLKSVSRATPVADNSRRENSAEHSWTLALYALVLADQAAPGVDVMRAVKMLLIHDLVEIDLGDVPIHSQGGTAHSSTAIQAAEAKAAERIFGLLPKPLGDDLHALWHEFEAAETPTAIYAKSLDRVQPVMLNLAGGGGSWLEYDVSWDQLETRVGAKIARGLPGVWAAVQARIRPWFTARGR, from the coding sequence ATGAGCGCGCCCCTCGACAAGGAATTCGCCTTCCTTCTCGAGATCGAGAAGCTCAAATCGGTGAGCCGCGCGACCCCCGTCGCCGATAATTCGCGCCGCGAGAATTCGGCCGAACATAGCTGGACGCTGGCGCTCTATGCGCTGGTTCTGGCCGATCAGGCCGCGCCCGGCGTCGATGTGATGCGCGCGGTCAAGATGCTCCTGATCCATGATCTCGTCGAGATCGACCTGGGCGATGTGCCGATCCATTCGCAAGGCGGCACGGCGCATTCCTCCACCGCAATCCAGGCCGCCGAGGCGAAAGCCGCCGAGCGGATTTTTGGCCTTCTTCCCAAGCCCTTGGGCGACGATCTCCATGCGCTCTGGCACGAGTTCGAGGCCGCCGAAACCCCCACCGCGATCTATGCGAAATCGCTCGACCGGGTGCAGCCGGTGATGCTCAACCTCGCCGGCGGCGGCGGCTCCTGGCTCGAATATGATGTGAGCTGGGACCAGCTCGAAACCCGCGTCGGCGCCAAGATCGCGCGCGGGCTGCCCGGCGTCTGGGCGGCAGTGCAGGCGCGCATCCGCCCCTGGTTCACCGCCCGCGGCCGCTGA
- a CDS encoding NADP-dependent isocitrate dehydrogenase, whose protein sequence is MTKIKVENPVVELDGDEMTRIIWDFIKQKLILPYLDIDLKYYDLGIEERDRTNDQITIDAANAIKEYGVGVKCATITPDEQRVEEFGLKQMWKSPNGTIRNILGGVIFRQPIICRNVPRLVPGWTKPIVVGRHAFGDQYKATDFRFPGKGKLSMKFVGEDGTAIEREVYDAPDAGVYMGMYNLDASILDFARASLNYGLNLGWPVYLSTKNTILKAYDGRFKDLFQKVYEEEFAEAFKAKGIWYEHRLIDDMVASCLKWSGGYVWACKNYDGDVQSDTVAQGFGSLGLMTSVLMTPDGKTVEAEAAHGTVTRHYRQHQAGKQTSTNSIASIYAWTGGLKHRAKLDGNAQLARFAETLEKVCVACVEDGFMTKDLALLVGPDQKWLTTMGFLEKVDEYLNKALAG, encoded by the coding sequence ATGACGAAGATCAAGGTTGAGAACCCCGTTGTCGAGCTCGACGGCGATGAGATGACCCGGATCATCTGGGATTTCATCAAGCAAAAGCTGATCCTGCCCTATCTGGACATTGATCTGAAATATTACGACCTCGGCATCGAGGAGCGCGATCGCACCAACGACCAGATCACCATCGATGCGGCCAATGCGATCAAGGAATATGGCGTCGGCGTGAAATGCGCCACCATCACCCCCGACGAGCAGCGCGTCGAGGAATTCGGCCTCAAGCAGATGTGGAAATCGCCCAACGGCACGATCCGCAACATACTCGGCGGCGTGATCTTCCGCCAGCCGATCATCTGCCGCAACGTGCCGCGTCTGGTGCCCGGCTGGACCAAGCCGATCGTCGTCGGCCGCCACGCCTTTGGCGATCAATACAAAGCCACCGATTTCCGCTTCCCCGGCAAGGGGAAACTGTCGATGAAATTCGTCGGCGAGGATGGCACGGCGATCGAGCGCGAGGTCTATGACGCGCCCGACGCGGGTGTTTACATGGGCATGTACAACCTCGACGCCTCGATCCTCGATTTCGCCCGCGCCTCGCTCAATTACGGCCTGAACCTCGGCTGGCCGGTCTATCTCTCGACGAAAAACACCATCCTCAAGGCCTATGACGGCCGCTTCAAGGACCTGTTCCAGAAGGTCTATGAGGAGGAATTCGCTGAAGCCTTCAAGGCCAAGGGCATCTGGTATGAGCACCGGCTGATCGACGACATGGTGGCGTCTTGCCTGAAATGGTCGGGCGGCTATGTCTGGGCCTGCAAGAACTACGACGGCGATGTGCAATCGGATACGGTGGCCCAAGGGTTCGGCTCGCTCGGGCTGATGACCTCGGTGCTGATGACGCCCGATGGCAAGACCGTCGAGGCCGAGGCCGCGCATGGCACGGTGACGCGCCACTACCGCCAGCATCAGGCGGGCAAGCAGACCTCGACGAACTCGATCGCCTCGATCTACGCTTGGACGGGCGGGCTCAAGCACCGCGCGAAACTCGATGGCAACGCGCAGCTCGCGCGCTTTGCCGAGACGCTCGAGAAGGTCTGCGTGGCCTGCGTCGAGGACGGGTTCATGACCAAGGATCTCGCGCTTCTCGTCGGCCCGGATCAGAAATGGCTCACCACGATGGGCTTCCTCGAGAAGGTCGACGAATATCTGAACAAGGCGCTGGCGGGCTGA
- a CDS encoding YitT family protein has product MTEITPENPARHTLLDDAQGLAYGGVMAAFGIVMLTHLGFVTGQTAGLAILISYATGWGFGPVFFAVNLPFYWFGYRRLGGIFVLKTFASVALLSGLSMVLPNYVSFATLNPLLGAVLIGFISGSALLALFRHGASLGGVGIMALYLQDKTGFKAGWTQLIFDACVFAIALSLRDLTTVAWSFLGALVLNLVIAMNHRRDRYIA; this is encoded by the coding sequence ATGACCGAGATCACCCCCGAAAACCCCGCCCGCCACACGCTGCTCGACGATGCCCAGGGCCTCGCCTATGGCGGGGTGATGGCGGCTTTTGGCATCGTGATGCTGACCCATCTGGGCTTCGTCACCGGCCAGACGGCGGGGCTCGCGATCCTGATCTCCTATGCGACCGGCTGGGGCTTCGGGCCGGTGTTCTTCGCGGTCAACCTGCCGTTCTACTGGTTCGGCTATCGCCGGCTGGGCGGCATCTTCGTGCTCAAGACCTTCGCCTCGGTGGCGCTTTTGTCGGGGCTCTCGATGGTGCTGCCGAATTATGTGAGCTTTGCCACGCTCAACCCGCTCCTTGGCGCGGTGCTGATCGGCTTCATCTCGGGCTCGGCGCTGCTGGCGCTTTTCCGGCATGGCGCCTCGCTCGGCGGCGTGGGGATCATGGCCTTGTATCTGCAGGATAAAACCGGCTTCAAGGCGGGTTGGACGCAGCTCATTTTCGACGCCTGCGTCTTTGCCATCGCGCTCAGCCTGCGCGATCTGACGACGGTGGCCTGGTCGTTCCTCGGCGCGCTGGTGCTCAACCTCGTGATCGCGATGAACCACCGCCGCGACCGCTATATCGCCTGA
- a CDS encoding YitT family protein, whose protein sequence is MSADLAPNKHYTLFEDIQGLILASTQAALGIHLLRAAGLVTGGTAGLALILSYITGWSFGAVFFLINIPFYGFAYWARGLTFCLKSLTTVTLVSLMAEALKPLFTVGQIQPGVAAALFGVSAGVGLLGLFRHSGSLGGVSIVAVILQDRFGFKAGWTQLIHDLALFALALAFLPWDRVAWSLLGAVILNFVIAFNHRRDWYIVT, encoded by the coding sequence ATGAGTGCTGACCTTGCCCCCAACAAACATTACACCCTCTTCGAGGATATCCAGGGGCTGATCCTGGCCTCCACCCAAGCCGCGCTGGGGATCCACCTCTTGCGCGCGGCGGGGCTTGTCACCGGCGGCACCGCCGGTCTGGCCCTGATCCTGTCCTATATCACCGGCTGGAGCTTCGGGGCGGTGTTCTTCCTCATCAATATCCCGTTTTACGGCTTTGCCTATTGGGCGCGGGGGCTGACCTTCTGCCTGAAAAGCCTGACCACGGTGACGCTGGTCTCGCTGATGGCCGAGGCGCTCAAACCGCTCTTCACCGTCGGCCAGATCCAGCCGGGCGTGGCGGCGGCGCTCTTTGGGGTCTCGGCGGGCGTCGGGCTTTTGGGGCTCTTTCGCCATTCGGGCTCGCTCGGCGGCGTCTCGATCGTGGCGGTGATCTTGCAAGACCGCTTCGGCTTCAAGGCCGGCTGGACGCAGCTCATCCACGACCTCGCGCTCTTTGCGCTCGCCCTCGCCTTCCTGCCCTGGGACCGCGTCGCCTGGTCGCTCCTTGGCGCGGTGATCCTGAATTTCGTGATCGCTTTCAATCACCGCCGAGACTGGTATATCGTGACCTGA
- a CDS encoding DMT family transporter — MRTYLFLLIAVMFETFGSSCLQASQQFTRFWPTVGVVFGFAGAFYFFTLVLKVLPLGITYAMWSGIGMVLIAGSGWLIFGQRLDWAAIAGIALIIAGILVINLFSNSASH; from the coding sequence ATGCGCACCTATCTCTTCCTCCTGATCGCCGTGATGTTCGAGACCTTCGGCTCGAGCTGTCTGCAAGCCAGCCAGCAATTCACCCGCTTCTGGCCAACCGTCGGCGTGGTCTTCGGCTTTGCCGGCGCGTTTTACTTCTTCACGCTGGTGCTCAAGGTGCTGCCGCTCGGCATCACCTATGCGATGTGGTCGGGGATCGGCATGGTGCTGATCGCGGGCTCGGGCTGGCTGATCTTCGGACAGCGCCTCGATTGGGCGGCAATCGCCGGAATCGCGCTGATTATCGCCGGAATCCTTGTCATCAACCTGTTTTCCAACTCTGCCAGCCATTGA
- the typA gene encoding translational GTPase TypA — protein sequence MDIRNIAIIAHVDHGKTTLVDQLLKQSGAFRENQAVAERAMDSNDIERERGITILAKATSVEWKGTRINIVDTPGHADFGGEVERILSMVDGVCLLVDAAEGPMPQTKFVTSKALALGLRPIVVLNKVDKPAAEPDRALNEVFDLFANLGATDQQLDFPHVYASGIGGWADLELDGPRKDLSALFDLILEHVEPPKQEFRADEPFQMLATTLGADPFIGRILTGRVEAGTLKVGDPLKALSREGEKLEQFRCTKILAFRGLTQQPIDEAVAGDIVSIAGMSKATVADTLCALDVETALPSQPIDPPTISVTFGINDSPLAGKDGTKVQSRVIRERLMKEAETNVAIRVEDTPGGEAFIVSGRGELQMGVLIENMRREGFELSISRPRVIFREEGGERLEPIEEVIVDVDDEFSGVVIEKLTGNRKGDLVEMRPAGHGKTRIVAHVPSRGLIGYQGEFMTDTRGNGVLNRIFHSWAPYKGAIQGRRQGVLISMENGVSVAYALWNLEERGKLFIGAQEQVYTGMIIGEHSRDNDLEVNPLKGKKLTNVRASGTDEAVRLTPPVRMSLEEAIAYINDDELVEVTPKIVRLRKRHLDPHERKRAARAE from the coding sequence ATGGACATTCGCAATATCGCGATCATCGCACACGTCGACCACGGCAAGACCACGCTCGTCGACCAACTCCTCAAGCAATCCGGCGCGTTCCGCGAGAACCAGGCCGTCGCCGAACGCGCGATGGACAGCAACGACATCGAACGTGAACGCGGCATCACCATCCTCGCCAAGGCGACCTCGGTCGAATGGAAGGGCACGCGCATCAATATCGTCGACACCCCCGGCCACGCCGATTTCGGCGGCGAGGTGGAGCGGATCCTCAGCATGGTCGACGGCGTGTGCCTGCTCGTCGACGCCGCCGAAGGCCCGATGCCGCAGACGAAATTCGTCACCTCCAAGGCGCTCGCCCTCGGCCTGCGCCCGATCGTGGTGCTCAACAAGGTCGACAAGCCCGCCGCCGAACCCGACCGCGCGCTCAACGAGGTCTTCGACCTCTTCGCCAACCTCGGCGCCACCGATCAGCAGCTCGATTTCCCGCATGTCTATGCCTCGGGCATCGGCGGCTGGGCGGATCTGGAGCTCGACGGGCCGCGCAAGGATCTCTCGGCGCTGTTCGATCTGATCCTCGAACATGTCGAACCCCCGAAACAGGAATTCCGCGCCGACGAGCCCTTCCAGATGCTCGCCACCACGCTCGGCGCCGATCCGTTCATCGGCCGCATCCTGACCGGGCGCGTTGAGGCCGGCACGCTGAAAGTGGGCGATCCGCTCAAGGCGCTCTCGCGCGAGGGCGAAAAGCTCGAGCAGTTCCGCTGCACCAAGATCCTCGCCTTCCGCGGCCTGACCCAACAGCCGATCGACGAAGCCGTCGCGGGCGATATCGTCTCGATCGCGGGCATGTCGAAAGCGACCGTCGCCGATACGCTCTGCGCGCTCGATGTCGAGACCGCCCTGCCCTCGCAGCCGATCGACCCGCCGACGATCTCGGTCACCTTCGGCATCAACGACAGCCCGCTCGCGGGCAAGGACGGCACCAAGGTGCAATCGCGCGTGATCCGCGAGCGCCTGATGAAAGAGGCCGAGACCAATGTCGCGATCCGCGTCGAGGATACCCCCGGCGGCGAGGCCTTCATCGTCTCGGGCCGCGGCGAACTTCAGATGGGCGTTCTGATCGAGAACATGCGCCGCGAGGGCTTTGAGCTCTCGATCTCGCGCCCGCGCGTGATCTTCCGCGAGGAAGGCGGCGAGCGGCTCGAGCCGATCGAAGAGGTCATCGTCGATGTCGATGACGAATTCTCGGGCGTGGTGATCGAGAAGCTGACCGGCAACCGCAAGGGCGATCTGGTCGAGATGCGCCCCGCCGGCCACGGCAAGACCCGCATCGTCGCCCATGTGCCCTCGCGCGGCCTGATCGGCTACCAGGGCGAGTTCATGACCGACACCCGCGGCAACGGCGTGCTGAACCGCATCTTCCACAGCTGGGCGCCCTATAAAGGCGCGATCCAGGGCCGCCGCCAGGGCGTGCTGATCTCGATGGAGAACGGCGTCTCGGTGGCCTATGCGCTGTGGAACCTCGAAGAGCGCGGCAAGCTGTTCATCGGCGCGCAGGAGCAGGTCTATACCGGCATGATCATCGGCGAACATTCGCGCGACAACGATCTCGAGGTGAACCCGCTCAAGGGCAAGAAGCTGACCAACGTCCGCGCGAGCGGCACCGACGAAGCCGTGCGCCTCACGCCCCCGGTGCGGATGTCGCTCGAAGAGGCGATCGCCTATATCAACGACGACGAACTGGTCGAGGTCACGCCGAAGATCGTGCGCCTGCGCAAACGCCACCTCGACCCGCATGAGCGCAAACGCGCCGCCCGCGCCGAGTGA
- a CDS encoding aminotransferase-like domain-containing protein, whose protein sequence is MTDTSWAPNLVAQTGPKYLSLVRALREGVRRGDLAPGTRLPTVRNLAWKLGVTPGTVARAYQIATQEGLLEAAVGRGTFVSTQSRRLGPTEPLYRHPLTDPNDDDGVVDLRSPQLPDVGQVAALAQAMAEAAGEIGRQYLEYPGLRRDRYCREAALDWFEGYSIAGQIDADDLVLTHGGQNGINIVMQCCLRGDRPVVFCEELAYPGFRHAARLNRAEVVPIALDAEGMVPEALEAACRRHGGQMVCITPDAQNPTTARMSNARRHAIAEVARRHDLQIIEDDCYTAPVSGLDSLRVIAPERAWHVTSLSKTISAGMRFGIVVAPEGMGEAGRLTAQHAFFGLPRPVTDIITRLFRSGEAMRLRHAAQEVMSRRLQMVVQAFGDQDIGWQPGLSFIWLRLPTGWRGSTFARVAEAEGVLLRSADEYVLQDGHAPNAVRIAMAGGVPEERFQRAISRLVRILEKPPLDLPV, encoded by the coding sequence GTGACAGATACAAGTTGGGCGCCGAACCTGGTGGCGCAAACCGGGCCGAAATATCTCTCGCTGGTGCGGGCGCTGCGAGAAGGCGTGCGGCGGGGCGATCTCGCGCCGGGCACGCGCCTGCCGACGGTGCGAAATCTGGCGTGGAAACTGGGGGTTACGCCCGGCACCGTGGCGCGGGCCTATCAGATCGCGACGCAGGAGGGGCTCCTGGAGGCGGCCGTCGGGCGGGGCACGTTTGTATCGACACAATCGCGCCGCCTCGGCCCGACCGAGCCGCTCTACCGCCATCCGCTCACCGACCCGAATGATGACGACGGCGTCGTCGATCTCCGCTCGCCGCAGCTCCCCGATGTCGGCCAGGTCGCCGCGCTCGCGCAGGCGATGGCCGAGGCCGCGGGCGAAATCGGCCGGCAATATCTCGAATATCCGGGCCTGCGCCGCGACCGCTATTGCCGCGAGGCCGCGCTCGACTGGTTCGAGGGCTATTCGATCGCCGGGCAGATCGACGCCGATGACCTCGTGCTGACCCATGGCGGGCAAAACGGCATCAATATCGTCATGCAATGCTGCCTGCGCGGCGACCGGCCGGTGGTGTTTTGCGAAGAGCTCGCCTATCCGGGCTTCCGCCATGCCGCGCGGCTCAATCGCGCCGAGGTGGTTCCGATCGCGCTCGATGCCGAGGGGATGGTGCCCGAGGCGCTCGAGGCGGCCTGCCGGCGCCATGGCGGGCAGATGGTCTGCATCACGCCCGATGCGCAGAACCCGACCACCGCGCGGATGTCGAACGCGCGCCGCCACGCGATCGCCGAGGTCGCGCGGCGCCATGATCTGCAGATCATCGAGGATGATTGCTATACCGCGCCGGTGTCCGGGCTCGACAGCCTGCGGGTGATCGCGCCCGAGCGCGCCTGGCATGTGACCTCGCTCTCGAAGACGATCTCGGCGGGGATGCGCTTTGGCATCGTGGTGGCGCCCGAGGGGATGGGCGAGGCCGGGCGGCTGACGGCGCAGCACGCTTTCTTCGGCCTGCCGCGGCCGGTGACCGATATCATCACGCGGCTCTTCCGCTCGGGCGAGGCGATGCGGCTGCGGCACGCGGCGCAGGAGGTGATGTCGCGGCGGCTGCAGATGGTGGTGCAGGCCTTTGGCGATCAGGATATCGGCTGGCAGCCGGGGCTGAGCTTCATCTGGCTCCGCCTGCCGACCGGCTGGCGCGGCTCGACCTTCGCGCGGGTGGCGGAGGCCGAAGGGGTGCTCTTGCGCTCGGCCGATGAATATGTGCTCCAGGATGGCCATGCGCCGAATGCGGTGCGGATCGCCATGGCGGGGGGCGTGCCCGAGGAGCGATTCCAGCGCGCAATCTCGCGGCTCGTGCGGATCCTGGAGAAGCCGCCGCTCGATCTGCCGGTGTAG
- a CDS encoding DUF1127 domain-containing protein yields the protein MFSPSLHRPFSARVPAKTLRRQVADWLARLRSRRALGRLDARLLADVGLDTTRATREARRLF from the coding sequence ATGTTCAGCCCGTCGCTGCACCGCCCGTTCTCCGCCCGCGTCCCGGCGAAGACCCTGCGCCGGCAGGTTGCGGATTGGCTGGCGCGCCTGCGCAGCCGCCGCGCCCTCGGGCGGCTCGATGCGCGGCTCTTGGCCGATGTCGGGCTTGATACGACCAGAGCCACGCGCGAGGCGCGCCGGCTCTTCTAA